The Polynucleobacter sp. VK25 genome segment CGTTGTAATTTTTATCAAAAATACATACGCCTGCAGTAAGGTTTCCTAATACACGCTCTAAGAACGCTTTGGACTCTTGTAAAGAAGTGCGGGTGTCAGCCAACTGCCTGGTCATGACATTAAATTGCCGCGTCAGCATGCCTAGCTCATCACCAGTGTCGAGCTCAGGCTTGGGCGACAAGTCTCCCTGGGCAACTGCTTGTGTGCCCCTTAGAAGCATTAAAAGAGGGCGGGCAAGCTGCCTGCCCAACATCAGAGCCAAAGTAATTGCCACAAATACTGCAAAGAATAGGGTGAGCGTTAATGTACCCACAAACATCTTACGAAGACCAGTGCGCCCCAAGGCCTTCTCTTGATATTCGCTATAAGCAGATTCCACTGCAAAGATATTCTTAGCCAATGGGGTTGGGATATAGCGCACCAACTGCAAGAAATATTTATCTTCTACATCTTTGCCAGAATCTAATTTGCTATTGATGGGCTTTTTCCGAATAATCGGGACAATGGCTCTAATTCGATAGCCGCGCTGTCCACCATCCATCTCAATTTGATCCAGAAAGGTAAGCCCTTTCTTCTTAAATGCTTCTGCAATGACATCAGCGCTCGGCGCAGGGAAGTATTTTTTTGGCTTTACCTCGCTAGTTAAGATCAAATTACGCTGCATATTAAAGAGGCTGACCTCCTGAATGCCAAATTGATTGCGAATTTTCATAACATTGGCGGCAACCTGCTCAGACGTCGTGCCCGAAGGAATTTGCACAATCTGTTCGGCAATGAAGTTTCCCTCGCCCAAAATTTCTTCTTGGGCCACCCGCAAAGTAACGCGCCCCAGCTCTAGGCCAGAATTCAACGCCGTCTCTACTTTGACGTCAAACCATGTCTCAATGCTGCGCGACACAAACTGCAGTGAAACACCATACAAAATTAAGCCCGGAACAATTCCAACCAAAGCAAAAATCATTGCTAGCTTTGCAATCAAACGGGTACCAAAGTGTCCTCGATACCATCGGACAGCAATAACGGCCACCAAAATCAGAATGACTAAAGTTAAGCAAATTCCAATCACCACATTGGCCGCGTATAGCCAAATAAAGTAGTTATCAAAAAATTCTGTGTTGGATGAGGCAATTGCCAGCAGGACCAAAAGCAGTAAAGCGAACGCGCCGATTAAGCCGATCGTAATTGGTACTACTTTTTTGCCCCAAGCTTTTGATGCAAAAAAGTCTGAGCTCAGCAGAGTTGCCATAGATCTCATCGCTTAATTAGGTTGGGGCCATTTGAGGTAAATGGAAAGCGATACCAGTCACTGGAAACATTCCAATCACGGTTATTCAAGGCGTTTACTTGAAATGGCTTGGGCAGCTTACTAAGGTCCAAGGTCATACGCATGCTTGCTGTATAAGATTTGCTAGAGTCTAGTTGAGAGCCATCTATCACACGCCATCCACCGACACTGCCAACTGCCTGCAATGCCTCAGCAATAGTTTTAGCGGAAAAGGTAAAGCCTTCTGAAGCTATTCGATACTGCTGTGTCAGCGGCTGATAAGACAAACGTGTTTGCCTTTGTACCAGCGCGGATTTTTCATCAAACCAATACCAACGAGATCGAATTAAGTCGAAATCAGTTTGAAAATATAAGACCACACCTCTTTGTACTGCGTCTTCTAATCCTGGAGATAATTCAATCTGGAAGGTAGCGTTCAGAAGCCAGTCGTTATCCACCTTCTCCAACTCAAAGGATTTGATCTTGATACCTTCTGCGCTAACGGTAGTGGAGAGCACTCCCAAAACCATCAAGGACAAAAAAAGGAATTGTTTAATTCTTCGGCTCATGGCCCATTTTTCTTAAACAAAGCATAGTAAAAACCGTCATTTAGTTCGCCAGGCAAAATCTGGCCTGGAGCGTCTAATCGTAACGCATCGGGGTGTTGATCAGCAAACCAAATTGCCTGCCCATCGCCCTCCTCGGGGAATATTGAGCAGGTAACGTACAAAAGCGTACCTCCTGCTTTGAGCATCTTCCACGCTTGGTTCAAAATCGAACGCTGTCTTTCCTGAAGGGCTTTGATATCCGCCTCTCGCCTGAGAAATGGGATGTCAGGATGACGAGACACGATTCCCGAAGCCGAACAAGGTGCATCGAGCAGAATCTTGTCAAACAGAACGCCATCCCACCATGCAGCTTTTGAGGCATCGCCACGCAACACTCGAACCTTGTCAGAATGCAAGCGAAGACGATCTAGGTTGCCCCCAATTTTGCCTATTCGCTCACCATCTAATTCCAAAGCCCGCATTGAACAATCCGCCAGCTCTAATAGGTGCGCTGTTTTTCCACCGGGAGCAGCACAAGCATCGAGCACTAACTCGCCCTCCTGAGGATTTAACAAAACCGCTGCCAGCTGTGCACCCGCATCTTGCACAGATACGGCGCCACTGTAAAAACCAGGCAGATCAGATACCGGCACCGCCTCTGGAAGTAAAAGGGCAGAAGGCAATTGAATGCCTGCCAATGCCTCTATTGGTTTAGATGAAATTCCAGCCTCAGACAATAAAGCTTGATATTGCTCGCGCGTATATTGCTTTTGGTTTACGCGCAGAATCAACGGAGCACGCTTGGCCTGCTGAAACAAAATAGATTGCCACGCCTTCGAGTAATTGCGCTTCAAATTTGCTCGCCACCAAGCGGGCACATACATTGGAATTGGATCAGGTGGAAAGCGTTTCTCACCTTCTGGTGGCTGAACTAGGAGGCTTACCTTACGCAGGACTGCATTCACCAAACCCTTGGCATACATGGTTGGGTCATATTCACCGCAAGCCTTTACCGACTGATCAACAATCGTGTGCGCTGGATAACCCTTGCTCTCGCTTGTCTCTTGCAAAAACAAGGCAATTGCAACGCTTAACAAATGATCAACCTCAGGAGGCGGAGTCTTTGGAATAAATTGCTTTATCAATTCATGAGAACGCACCCATTTACGTAGAGCATCAAAACTAAGGCTCTGCACAATTGGGCGTTCATGAGGCTCTAGTTGATCTAAAACTTCTGTGAGTGATCTCCCATCCATGACCTCGCTAATTGCTTGTGCAGCAATCGTAATTGCTTCAGAAAGCGGGAGGCTGCGTGGTGTTTTTTGATCAGTCAAATTAATTTACTCCGGGATATGTCCCGTTTTTAGCCATACTCATTAAGCGTGCCACCCGCTCTTCAGTAGGCGGGTGGGTTGAAAAAAGCTGTGCAAGACCGCCAGCACTCAAAGGGTTAAGAATCATCATCTGCGCTGTTTCAGGATGCTGTTCAACCGCTTGGAACGGAATGCCTTGAGCGTAGTTATGAATTTTTTCCAATGCATGCGCAAGCGCTTCTGGATCAGAACTAATTTCTGCGCCGCCACGATCGGCCTCGTATTCTCTTGCGCGAGAGATACTCATCTGAATCAAGCTTGCTGCAATGGGGGCCAAGATTGCAACCATTAAGCTGGCAATTGGATTATTGGGCCTGCCTTCAGAATCCCGCCCACCAAAGAACATAGCGAAGTTTGCCAATGCCGAAATAGCTCCGGCCATGGTGGCGGCAACAGTCGAAATCAAAATATCCCGATGACGAACATGAGCAAGCTCATGGGCCATCACGCCACGCAATTCACGATTGGAGAGAATTTTTAGAATGCCAGTTGTTGCAGCAACAGAAGCATTCTCTGGGTTTCGCCCAGTTGCAAAAGCATTGGGTGCATCCTCGTTAATCAAAAATACCTTGGGCATTGGCAAGCCAGCTTTATCTGCCAACTCTTTCACTACGCCGTAAAACTGGGGCGCAGATCTCTCGTCAACTTGCTGCGCATTAGTCATTTTCAACACCATGGTGTCAGAAAACCAATAGCTGAAAAAGTTCATACCAACTGCCATCAGCAAGGCCATCAACATGCCTTGCTCGCCGCCTAGCATGCCGCCAACAACAATAAAGAGGGCAGTAATTGCTGCCATCAAAACAGCAGTCTTTGCAAAATTAAACATTCCTACTCCTTTGCTTGAAAGCGCAACAATTTTTCACCAACGCCTATCGAATGCAGACATGCTTTGGCATCTATTTTTTTACCACCAGGTTTTTGCATTTCCAAAACCTCAAGAACCCCTTCGCCACACTGAATATATGCGCCGCTAGCACTAAAACCAAGGATGTCGCCTGGGTTGCCAACAGAACTAGTAGCTTGCACAGCTGCTGGCCTTGAGTTCCAAAGCTTGATTGCCTGCCCATCGAGATGGCTAGCTGCCCCCGGAAACGGGTTAAAGGCACGAATGCGTCGATCAATTTCTTGAGCGCTTAATGACCAGTCAATTTCTGCTTCGGTCTTCAGTATTTTTTCAGCGTAAGTAATGCCTGTGTTTACTTGTGGCGCCCGAGCCAAAGATTTCCCTTGTTGCAAGTCATTTAAAACATCAACAATTGATTTTGCGCCAAGCTGCGCCAATCGATCATGCAAACTCGTACTAGTCTCATCGCTAGTCATATCAAGATCAGCAACTAAAAGGGTGTCTCCAGTATCTAAGCCCGCATCCATTTGCATAATGCAAACACCCGTCTTGGCATCACCCGCTTCAATCGCTCGCTGGATCGGTGCTGCACCTCGCCAACGAGGCAACAATGAGGCATGAATATTGAAGCTGCCGTGTCTATCCGTTCTCTCGCTAATATCTAAAATTTCTTGGGGCAAGATCAACCCATAAGCAACCACTACCATGGCATCAAACTGGATAGAGGATAAAAGCTCGTAAGCCGCCTGTGCCTGGGCTTGTTTTTGTGGGTCAATACTGTTGCGTCTCAATGTCTCGGGCTGAAGCACCGGAATATTGTGTTTTAAGGCGAACTCTTTAACAGGGCTAGCTTGCAGGTGCATTCCCCTGCCGGCGCGACGATCGGGCTGGGTTAAAGCTAAAACGATTTCATGTCCAGCGTCATAGATTGCGCGCATCGCTTGCGCAGCAAACTCAGGGGTTCCAGCAAAGACGATTTTCATTGGTGCGCTTAGCGCTGACCTACTAATTCTTTAGCGCGCTTCTTCATTTTTTGTGAGATACGAGTTCGCTTGAGAATAGATAAATACTCAACAAACACTTTTCCTTGCAAATGATCTAACTCATGTTGCAAGCACACTGCCAACAAGCCATCAGCATCAATCTCAAATTCTTTGCCATCGATATCTAAGGCCTTCACACGAATCTGTGCGGGTCTTTCAACCTCGTCATAAAACTCTGGAACAGATAAACAACCCTCGCGCCAAGATTTGGTTTCAGAGCTTGCCCAAATAATTTCTGGGTTAATAAAAACCATCAATTCGTTTTGTTCATCAGATACATCAATCACCACAATGCGCTCATGAACATCCACCTGTGTTGCCGCTAGGCCAACGCCGGGTGCTTCATACATTGTGTCCGCCATGTCGGCAACAATTTTTTTAATACGGGCATCGACCTGCGCCACAGGTTTAGCAACCTTGTGCAAGCGTGGGTCTGGGTAGCAAAGGACGGTTAATAAAGCCATATAAGAATTATCCAACAGAGCTATCAGTCTGTCCTGATTGTTGCAATTCCCCTAAAGAACAAAATTGGATTATGCAAATATCGCGCGCGTTAAACCCCTTTACTCGAATCGATCACGGCAGCCCCCTTTACCCACCTCGACTCTATGATCTATATGACCCCCCTGAGTCACTCTATATAGATGGTGATAT includes the following:
- a CDS encoding ATP-binding protein, whose translation is MATLLSSDFFASKAWGKKVVPITIGLIGAFALLLLVLLAIASSNTEFFDNYFIWLYAANVVIGICLTLVILILVAVIAVRWYRGHFGTRLIAKLAMIFALVGIVPGLILYGVSLQFVSRSIETWFDVKVETALNSGLELGRVTLRVAQEEILGEGNFIAEQIVQIPSGTTSEQVAANVMKIRNQFGIQEVSLFNMQRNLILTSEVKPKKYFPAPSADVIAEAFKKKGLTFLDQIEMDGGQRGYRIRAIVPIIRKKPINSKLDSGKDVEDKYFLQLVRYIPTPLAKNIFAVESAYSEYQEKALGRTGLRKMFVGTLTLTLFFAVFVAITLALMLGRQLARPLLMLLRGTQAVAQGDLSPKPELDTGDELGMLTRQFNVMTRQLADTRTSLQESKAFLERVLGNLTAGVCIFDKNYNVVSSNAGADRIFKQDLTQLDGKPLSSNPALQEFEGAIREGFATMKLAVLDEGGVEKPAQNNAPVWQKQIQLHSTNEFENELGVTLFVRGTQLTGDLRMVVFDDITDVVSAQRSIAWSEVARRLAHEIKNPLTPIQLSAERLQHKLAGKLSPEQEEMMNRSTETIIGQVQAMKEMVNDFRDFAKTPTPQLKSVSINTLTSEILGLYEGSPLKTKLDPGCPAIMGDPTQLRQVIHNLLQNAQDATLEGPNPASPVEVKTELVPYGEHNGVVQNAVRLTISDCGVGFPAKILARAFEPYVTTKSKGTGLGLAVVKKIIDDHAAKIEIRNRMQGEEVVGAQVSILFMNLAKEAA
- a CDS encoding DUF4390 domain-containing protein yields the protein MSRRIKQFLFLSLMVLGVLSTTVSAEGIKIKSFELEKVDNDWLLNATFQIELSPGLEDAVQRGVVLYFQTDFDLIRSRWYWFDEKSALVQRQTRLSYQPLTQQYRIASEGFTFSAKTIAEALQAVGSVGGWRVIDGSQLDSSKSYTASMRMTLDLSKLPKPFQVNALNNRDWNVSSDWYRFPFTSNGPNLIKR
- the rsmB gene encoding 16S rRNA (cytosine(967)-C(5))-methyltransferase RsmB, with the translated sequence MTDQKTPRSLPLSEAITIAAQAISEVMDGRSLTEVLDQLEPHERPIVQSLSFDALRKWVRSHELIKQFIPKTPPPEVDHLLSVAIALFLQETSESKGYPAHTIVDQSVKACGEYDPTMYAKGLVNAVLRKVSLLVQPPEGEKRFPPDPIPMYVPAWWRANLKRNYSKAWQSILFQQAKRAPLILRVNQKQYTREQYQALLSEAGISSKPIEALAGIQLPSALLLPEAVPVSDLPGFYSGAVSVQDAGAQLAAVLLNPQEGELVLDACAAPGGKTAHLLELADCSMRALELDGERIGKIGGNLDRLRLHSDKVRVLRGDASKAAWWDGVLFDKILLDAPCSASGIVSRHPDIPFLRREADIKALQERQRSILNQAWKMLKAGGTLLYVTCSIFPEEGDGQAIWFADQHPDALRLDAPGQILPGELNDGFYYALFKKNGP
- the htpX gene encoding zinc metalloprotease HtpX, with the protein product MFNFAKTAVLMAAITALFIVVGGMLGGEQGMLMALLMAVGMNFFSYWFSDTMVLKMTNAQQVDERSAPQFYGVVKELADKAGLPMPKVFLINEDAPNAFATGRNPENASVAATTGILKILSNRELRGVMAHELAHVRHRDILISTVAATMAGAISALANFAMFFGGRDSEGRPNNPIASLMVAILAPIAASLIQMSISRAREYEADRGGAEISSDPEALAHALEKIHNYAQGIPFQAVEQHPETAQMMILNPLSAGGLAQLFSTHPPTEERVARLMSMAKNGTYPGVN
- the fmt gene encoding methionyl-tRNA formyltransferase, whose protein sequence is MKIVFAGTPEFAAQAMRAIYDAGHEIVLALTQPDRRAGRGMHLQASPVKEFALKHNIPVLQPETLRRNSIDPQKQAQAQAAYELLSSIQFDAMVVVAYGLILPQEILDISERTDRHGSFNIHASLLPRWRGAAPIQRAIEAGDAKTGVCIMQMDAGLDTGDTLLVADLDMTSDETSTSLHDRLAQLGAKSIVDVLNDLQQGKSLARAPQVNTGITYAEKILKTEAEIDWSLSAQEIDRRIRAFNPFPGAASHLDGQAIKLWNSRPAAVQATSSVGNPGDILGFSASGAYIQCGEGVLEVLEMQKPGGKKIDAKACLHSIGVGEKLLRFQAKE
- the def gene encoding peptide deformylase: MALLTVLCYPDPRLHKVAKPVAQVDARIKKIVADMADTMYEAPGVGLAATQVDVHERIVVIDVSDEQNELMVFINPEIIWASSETKSWREGCLSVPEFYDEVERPAQIRVKALDIDGKEFEIDADGLLAVCLQHELDHLQGKVFVEYLSILKRTRISQKMKKRAKELVGQR